ATGCGTCAAGTCTAAAGCAACCTCGTTGTAACGCTTTCTGTAAAGGTCAACTGCCTCAGGAGCTTCTTCAGGAGCGAGACCAAGCCCCATTTCAATTGTACGCCGCAACGGCAAACCGATACTTCGCCGGGCTCCGTCCCTGTCAAAAGCCGGAATTCCCAGATCTTGGGCGACAAGCTGCAGAGACTCCATAATGCTCGCCTCGCTATCAGCCAGGGTCCCGTCAAAATCAAAAACAAGAAGTTTGTATTTCACTCTTTCATCTTACTTCGTACAATGCTCGCCACCCTAAGTTTTATTCAGCCCCTTGCTGACTTACCCTGAATATACCAGTCATACCTTAAAGAAAACAGCAGCAGGGGTTACAACCCAAGACTCTCCGTCATAGGTTCACTACCAATAACGCCCCCTTTAAATGGCCTCAGGATTTTTTCAGGGTTTTGCAGCCATCTTCGAATGCTGTTATCAAGAGAGCCTGACAATGCAACAGGGCATACCCGGGTATTGATGTTCTTCATTGCTGCGTTCTCCTCTTAAGGCTGAGATTCAAGCTCCGAGACCGTAGCGTGGCTTTAACGCTTTGCGTCCCTGTCATGCTTATTGGACTATTCAGGATGATTTCATACTTCGGCTTTCGCTTTACGACGTTCTATTTCTTCCACCACTGCACTGTGCACACATATCTTGTTGACCGGGTTCAGATAGGTCCCGAGAGACTTGGCAATAACAAGTGCAACAGGAATATTGATAATTGTCACGAACTGCGCGGCTACTTGACAAACCGCGATTAGCGCAAGAATGAGGCCGAGGGGAAGGTAGATAATCATCACAATGGTTGAGTATGCCATCCATACCGGATTTTGTTTAACGTTGAGATCAGATTTGCTGATCATCGCATGCCCGAATGGGGCGAACAGAAATTTCCCGTACTCCATTAACCCCAGGCCAATTGGTGCTGCAACGATCGTCACTGTAAAAATAAGCCCTAACAGATAGACAAGAATAGCACTGACGAAACCGAAAAACGGGAAGTGCCACAGAATATTGCCAAGCGTTTTCATAGAATCTCATTGAAAAATTGAGTCATTTCACATTCTCCTGTCATAATAACACTCTTTCTGTTACCCTGCTAAAATGCATGATCATATATTGTAGATGACAGGCATCTGCCCCCTCCACCTCTTCCAGGTTTTATCGCTGGTGATCAGATCAGCTATAAAGTGTGCGACATTAATACGACTGGTTGAGCCTGCATTGAAGACAGGGCTTCTGGTCGGTGAAGTATATACATCATAACCTGTAACCTTGTCGTCATTGATCAATGTATCCGGACGCACAACAAACCACTCAATGAACCTGTCGATCTGACCGATGGTAACCCGAAAATACTCTGCAGCATGTTTGTTATCCACTTGCGGAGGCAGCAACAGGCGAACAAGAGCAAAAACTCCTCGTTCGACGATGGTGATTGGCTCATGAAGATCCCGGTTCCTGTTAGCTGTAGTGTTCATGAGAACAAACTTGACCGGTTTCTCCGGTTTGTTTGCGTGAATGCCCTTACATAATAGATGAGTGGCAGCAGCCACAAGTCTTCGGGGAGTGCCTAATGGAATATGCATTATGGTAACCGGTTACATGATTTGCTCTGGCCTTGAAGAAACAACCGCTGGGCCAGTGTAATGGGATTCCCATGCGCTAACTGCCGAAGGTTCAGAACCGTTTTTTGCCTTGTCATTTGGGAATCAGTGTCAAATATTTACCTTGAAAGAAAGAGAGTTTAGCCAAATCAGCTACTGAGGTAATATCATTTATCGTTTCTGAAGAGCCTTCATGAATTTATAAGTAAAGGAGAAAGCTTCCAATGAGAAATTACACGGCAATTGTTGAACGATGTAAGGAGACTGGTCTTTTTGTAGGATTCATCCCAGGATTCCAGGGAGCACACACACAAGGGGAAACCCTGGATGAACTGCATCAAAATCTTCAGGAAGTCATTGAAATGCTGCTTGAGGATGGAGAACCAGTGCTGGAAGCAGAATTTATTGGCACTCAAAATATAGTTGTGGCCTGAACATGGGACATTTACCTGTTCTCAAACCTCGCGAGATTGTTGGATTCCTTGAAGCACTTGGATTTAACGAAATTCGACAACGGGGTACTCATAAGCAGTTTCGCCACGCGGATGGCAGGTATCAAGCCGTCAGCAAGCATTTCACGGATTCGTTCATTCAGTTTTCCCGATACCGACTTTTGGCCAAGCGCAGTAGCTAATTCGGATTTTGATCGAGAGCCGATGAGCAACTCCCTGATGACTCTTTTAAAAATCGACTCTGGCCCTGAAGAAAATGTCGCTGGCTCACGTCCAAGGGTGTTTAAAGGTTTCTTTCCAAACTCCGGCACACTGATAATCATGCGAAAAACGTCACCTTCGATGAGCTGAGGGTCCGCTCCGCCGTACTTTTTTCCGTACATCATCATCTTGCGCAAACCAGAACCCAGTTCGTCTGCACGGTCTATCTCCCTGAAAAATGCACCGATCACCGGGTTTTTAGGATACGGCGCGAAGGTATCGGGATTCAGCACACCAAACCCGTGAGGACGATTGGCGTTCCAGGTGATCACCTGACTGTATTCAATGATAAGCCGGGACGGAACATCGCTGGATCAGAAGCTCCACCTCTCCAGTGTCACCGGAATCTCCAATCGAATCGCGAAAAAATCATCGATCATCATAATGCCCGTAAACAGAAAGCAGGTGAACGGTTACTGTTTTGTCATCTACTGTATATACAAGGCGGTGTTTCCTGGAAATCCTTCGTGACCAGCAACCAGAAAAATTGTATCTGAGTTGTTCCGGTTTACCTGATCCTGTAAAAGGATGGTCAATAAGTTCTTCAAGCATTCTGGCAAGTTTGCGGATCGCAACCATGTCACCAGACTTTTTAAGCTTCTCAATATCTTCATGAGCAACGTCAGTATAGACAAGCGCATAGCCCATTACTCAAGTCCCAGGAAGTTTTTGATATCTGATTTTTTGAGAACCGTTGTTTTACCCTCCTCTACTTGCTGAAGAGAGTGCTGTAAATGTTCAACAACATTGGGATCAGAAAAATATCGGTCAGTATCACTCATTTTCCGGGCAGGAATAATTTCATAGGTTTCGCTCTTTCCGCACTGGATAATGACCCGTTCCTTATTTGCGGTATTGAGGTATTTCCGAAGGTTCCGCCTCAACTCGGTTGTGCTTATTGCTATCATAGTTGTTCCTCTTTAAGTATCACTATAGTGTACAAATCAATCGCAATATAGCTCAATTCCAGATAATCCCAATCATGCCATACCGCATCCGAAACCAGTCATCACTGACAAGAAGGGCACCTTTCCATAGTTGTCGTTGAAGTGATCCAGATCAGCCTCATTCAAGACCATCTTCAGCCTTCACCCTGACCTTCATCCTGAATCAATAATCACGCGGATTGACGCTTTCGCTCAACACGGCGATGACATCAACAATCGAGAAGTACCAGGTTTCAGTAGCCTCATCGAAGTGACGACGAATTGGCGTATTTTCAAAAGCAATGAGCGATTGTTCTTCTGTCATGATCCGCCTCTTTCTTGTACAGTTTAGAATTACATGTCCATCCATAGCCATCTGCTTCATCATGAGCCTGTCCATTCCTGATAAACGATATTCGCCTGCATGGCGTTTTATCAGGATGCTTTCGTCTCCCAGACCGACCTGCCGGTTGCCCTGAAATACAGTGACTCAGGGTCTACATCAAAACCGCATTCCCATGCAAGAGTAGGCCAGGAATCAAGATAAAAATGTGAAAAAGCTTCAGGGTTCCGCAATGGTTCCGCTATTGGACATTTATAGACAAGATCACGCAGATCAACCTCGCCGGTTTCACCAGTATTGAATTTCAGAAATATCTGATAATCCTTGACATACCTTGCTTCTATAATTGAAACACATTTCTTAATGTTTTACACAAGCTCACGCCCCGCCTTCTCGTGCACCAGTAATCTTTTTTGCCGGTTTTGATGGCGCAAAAAAGTTTTCTCCGCTGACAACGCTCTTGCCGGTTTTCTGTTCCAATTCAAGTCGTGCACCTTTGGCAATCTTGCCGCCTTTTTTCCCTGCATCGGCATTCTCTTTCATTCCTGTAGCATCAACACTTTCGGCAATTTGCCGGGTAGAGAGTTCGGCCAGCGCAGTAAAAATCAGCTCAGCTTCACTCATGTGGTCGC
The DNA window shown above is from Pelodictyon phaeoclathratiforme BU-1 and carries:
- a CDS encoding YccF domain-containing protein encodes the protein MKTLGNILWHFPFFGFVSAILVYLLGLIFTVTIVAAPIGLGLMEYGKFLFAPFGHAMISKSDLNVKQNPVWMAYSTIVMIIYLPLGLILALIAVCQVAAQFVTIINIPVALVIAKSLGTYLNPVNKICVHSAVVEEIERRKAKAEV
- a CDS encoding NAD(P)-dependent oxidoreductase, encoding MNTTANRNRDLHEPITIVERGVFALVRLLLPPQVDNKHAAEYFRVTIGQIDRFIEWFVVRPDTLINDDKVTGYDVYTSPTRSPVFNAGSTSRINVAHFIADLITSDKTWKRWRGQMPVIYNI
- a CDS encoding type II toxin-antitoxin system HicB family antitoxin, which codes for MRNYTAIVERCKETGLFVGFIPGFQGAHTQGETLDELHQNLQEVIEMLLEDGEPVLEAEFIGTQNIVVA
- a CDS encoding type II toxin-antitoxin system HicA family toxin gives rise to the protein MGHLPVLKPREIVGFLEALGFNEIRQRGTHKQFRHADGRYQAVSKHFTDSFIQFSRYRLLAKRSS
- a CDS encoding Txe/YoeB family addiction module toxin encodes the protein MGYALVYTDVAHEDIEKLKKSGDMVAIRKLARMLEELIDHPFTGSGKPEQLRYNFSGCWSRRISRKHRLVYTVDDKTVTVHLLSVYGHYDDR
- a CDS encoding type II toxin-antitoxin system Phd/YefM family antitoxin, which codes for MIAISTTELRRNLRKYLNTANKERVIIQCGKSETYEIIPARKMSDTDRYFSDPNVVEHLQHSLQQVEEGKTTVLKKSDIKNFLGLE
- a CDS encoding DUF2442 domain-containing protein, which encodes MKKCVSIIEARYVKDYQIFLKFNTGETGEVDLRDLVYKCPIAEPLRNPEAFSHFYLDSWPTLAWECGFDVDPESLYFRATGRSVWETKAS